The following proteins come from a genomic window of Carassius auratus strain Wakin chromosome 18, ASM336829v1, whole genome shotgun sequence:
- the elapor2a gene encoding UPF0577 protein KIAA1324-like isoform X3: protein MGRSRYSTRHQQAMERTRKTIVRHRGRFALDHTAWICFVFILKASAAHLRPCKEADYYFQYTECDSTGSRWRVAIPLNPGQCTGLPEPVQGTDCTFSCKAGEFLEMSAQKCTQCASGTYSLGSGLRLDEWDDIPPGFSSLATSPDNAPNAQNGSTCSSAKWVAQGSYLESNRDECTVSLIYTVHLKKPGSVSFDYQYVDNSIFFEFFIQNDQCQEMDQDSNKKWIKLTTHGEWGTHSVNLNSGTNILYWRTTRVTLGFKAAKPVLLKNIQIEGVAYTSECFPCKPGMFSRTPGSSSCEPCPRDTYSGRGASSCTPCNTKTHYASEGSAMCKSRPPCSKKDYIQTYSNCDKDGKTQVKYKWVEPQICLAAAAGAVTLPPSGQREPCPPCNPGFYNNGTATCSPCPPGTYSDGVKACQPCPAGTEPVLGYEYKWWNVLPANMKTSCFNVANNNCDGSNGWEVAGDRVQSGAGRSDNDYLILTLTVPGFKLPVSVRGVSDSEYGRITFEFETSCSADCEFYFMTDVNRRSTNVIESWEGSKSKQSYTHIMTEDSSVVFTWAFQRTSQASDVRQYVNDMVKIYSVTVTNAMDGVASACRPCALQSQRAGSSCVPCPAGHYIDKETNQCQECPPNTVLSGHHIYGKEACQPCGPGSKSNKEHSVCFSDCLFTYTIQNRTLWYDFSALNSTGSIMNGPSFTAKGTKYYHLFNISLCGAEGHKAAVCRDNVTNLPNEDADGGQQGSSVEAFLCQSTIIPSDGRGLRTALSSQSISLADTFQGATVEKSLNGITTRPELFPSASQRIPDVHFFYRSTQFTASCPRGRNAVVSLRCNPEKTMRGDLSVPSDCPAGTCDGCTFHFLWESSSACPRCTAVDYHAIEGACRAGVQDTVFVWTEPRLCIGGLSLPPKRTSPCEAIDFWLKVGAGLGVFCAILLVSLTCYFWKKNKKLEFKYSKLVMSANKECELPAADSCAIMEGERDENEEEEVVYANKSTLLAKLKAVATKNSPL from the exons ATGGGACGGTCCCGTTATTCCACTCGGCATCAGCAAGCGATGGAGCGCACGAGGAAGACCATTGTCCGCCACCGAGGCCGTTTTGCGCTGGATCATACGGCGTGgatatgttttgttttcatcctgAAGGCGTCTGCAGCTCACCTGCGCCCGTGTAAAGAG GCGGACTACTACTTTCAGTACACAGAGTGTGACAGCACCGGATCGAGATGGAGAGTGGCCATTCCTCTGAATCCAGGACAGTGTACAGGACTACCAGAACCTGTGCAGGGCACCGACTGCA CATTCTCGTGCAAAGCGGGGGAGTTTCTGGAGATGTCTGCTCAGAAGTGCACTCAGTGTGCATCTGGCACTTACTCGCTGGGCAGCGGCCTGCGTTTGGATGAGTGGGACGACATCCCTCCTGGATTCAGCAGCCTGGCTACCAGCCCTGACAATGCTCCCAATGCACAGAATGGGTCCACCTGCAGCAG tgcaAAGTGGGTCGCTCAGGGCTCGTATCTGGAGTCCAACAGAGATGAGTGTACCGTGTCTCTGATCTACACTGTACACTTGAAGAAGCCGGGGTCAGTGTCCTTTGACTATCAGTATGTGGATAACAGCATCTTCTTTGAGTTCTTT atTCAGAACGACCAGTGTCAAGAGATGGACCaggattcaaataaaaaatggatCAAATTAACTACTCATGGAGAGTGGGGAACACATAGT gTGAATCTGAATTCTGGCACTAATATCCTGTATTGGAGAACCACTAGAGTAACACTCGGCTTTAAAGCAGCCAAACCTGTACTCCTGAAGAACATTCAGATTGAAG GTGTGGCATATACATCAGAGTGTTTTCCATGTAAGCCTGGGATGTTCAGCCGCACCCCAGGCTCCTCCTCCTGTGAGCCCTGTCCACGAGACACATACTCTGGCCGAGGGGCCAGCTCCTGCACACCTtgcaacacaaaaacacactacGCCT CAGAAGGCTCTGCCATGTGCAAAAGTAGACCTCCATGCTCCAAAAAAGATTACATCCAGACATACAGCAATTGTGATAAAGATGGAAAG ACTCAGGTCAAATATAAGTGGGTAGAGCCTCAGATTTGTTTGGCAGCTGCTGCTGGCGCAGTAACACTGCCACCATCTGGTCAGCGTGAGCCTTGTCCACCCTGTAATCCTGGTTTCTATAACAACGGCACTGCCACCTGTTCTCCCTGTCCTCCCGGGACTTACTCCGATGGGGTCAAAG CATGCCAGCCTTGTCCAGCTGGCACAGAGCCTGTCCTCGGGTATGAGTACAAGTGGTGGAACGTGCTGCCTGCCAACATGAAGACATCCTGCTTCAATGTGGCCAACAACAATTGTGATGGATCGAATG GTTGGGAAGTAGCGGGTGATCGTGTACAATCAGGAGCAGGTCGTTCGGATAATGATTATCTCATATTAACTCTCACGGTGCCTGGTTTCAA GTTGCCTGTGTCAGTTCGAGGTGTATCCGACAGTGAGTACGGCCGGATCACTTTTGAGTTTGAAACCAGCTGCTCAGCTGACTGTGAGTTCTACTTCATGACG GATGTGAACAGAAGGAGCACAAATGTCATTGAATCATGGGAGGGGAGTAAAAGCAAACAGAGTTATACACACATCATGACGGAAGACTCTTCTGTTGTGTTCACCTGGGCTTTTCAACGCACCAGTCAGGCTAGTGAT GTGCGTCAGTATGTAAATGACATGGTGAAGATTTACTCCGTGACTGTCACTAATGCCATGGATGGAGTGGCATCAGCGTGTCGGCCGTGTGCCCTGCAGTCTCAGCGGGCCGGCTCCTCCTGTGTGCCCTGTCCAGCTGGACACTACATTGATAAAGAGACCAACCAGTGCCAAGAGTGCCCTCCTAACACTGTCCTATCTGGGCATCACATCTATGGCAAAGAAGCGTGCCAGCCGTGTGGGCCAGGCAGCAAAAGCAACAAG GAGCACAGTGTGTGTTTCAGCGACTGTTTGTTTACATACACTATCCAGAATCGGACCCTTTGGTATGACTTCAGTGCTCTGAACTCCACTGGGTCCATCATGAACGGGCCCAGCTTCACTGCGAAGGGCACAAAGTATTACCACCTCTTCAATATCAGCCTGTGTGGAGCTGAG GGTCACAAGGCTGCGGTCTGCAGAGATAATGTCACAAACTTGCCCAATGAGGACGCTGACGGTGGCCAGCAGGGCAGTTCAGTGGAGGCTTTTCTCTGTCAATCAACGATTATCCCATCTGATGGGCGGGGCTTAAGGACTGCTCTTTCCTCTCAGTCCATTAGCCTGGCCGACACTTTTCAGG GAGCCACAGTGGAGAAATCTCTTAACGGAATAACCACCAGACCAGAACTATTTCCATCTGCATCCCAGAGAATCCCAGATGTCCACTTCTTCTATCG ATCTACACAGTTCACAGCCTCATGTCCGAGAGGCAGGAATGCAGTGGTTTCACTGCGCTGTAACCCAGAGAAAACAATGAGGGGAGACTTATCTGTgcccag TGACTGTCCTGCAGGGACCTGTGACGGCTGCACGTTCCACTTCCTGTGGGAGAGCTCTAGCGCATGCCCACGCTGCACTGCTGTCGACTACCACGCCATCGAAGGAGCTTGTAGGGCAGGAGTGCAG GACACTGTGTTTGTTTGGACTGAACCTCGGCTGTGTATCGGAGGACTGTCTCTCCCGCCGAAGAGAACGTCTCCATGCGAGGCCATTGATTTCTGGCTGAAGGTGGGCGCTGGGCTTGGAGTGTTCTGTGCTATTCTGCTCGTCTCCCTGACCTGCTACTTCTGGAAGAAGAACAAAAA GCTGGAGTTTAAGTATTCCAAACTTGTGATGTCGGCCAATAAAGAGTGCGAGTTACCGGCGGCGGACAGCTGCGCCATTATGGAAGGAGAAAGAGACGAGAACGAGGAGGAAGAAGTGGTTTATGCCAACAAGTCTACTCTTCTGGCTAAACTAAAGGCTGTTGCCACCAAG
- the elapor2a gene encoding UPF0577 protein KIAA1324-like isoform X1, translated as MGRSRYSTRHQQAMERTRKTIVRHRGRFALDHTAWICFVFILKASAAHLRPCKEADYYFQYTECDSTGSRWRVAIPLNPGQCTGLPEPVQGTDCTFSCKAGEFLEMSAQKCTQCASGTYSLGSGLRLDEWDDIPPGFSSLATSPDNAPNAQNGSTCSSAKWVAQGSYLESNRDECTVSLIYTVHLKKPGSVSFDYQYVDNSIFFEFFIQNDQCQEMDQDSNKKWIKLTTHGEWGTHSVNLNSGTNILYWRTTRVTLGFKAAKPVLLKNIQIEGVAYTSECFPCKPGMFSRTPGSSSCEPCPRDTYSGRGASSCTPCNTKTHYASEGSAMCKSRPPCSKKDYIQTYSNCDKDGKTQVKYKWVEPQICLAAAAGAVTLPPSGQREPCPPCNPGFYNNGTATCSPCPPGTYSDGVKACQPCPAGTEPVLGYEYKWWNVLPANMKTSCFNVANNNCDGSNGWEVAGDRVQSGAGRSDNDYLILTLTVPGFKLPVSVRGVSDSEYGRITFEFETSCSADCEFYFMTDVNRRSTNVIESWEGSKSKQSYTHIMTEDSSVVFTWAFQRTSQASDVRQYVNDMVKIYSVTVTNAMDGVASACRPCALQSQRAGSSCVPCPAGHYIDKETNQCQECPPNTVLSGHHIYGKEACQPCGPGSKSNKEHSVCFSDCLFTYTIQNRTLWYDFSALNSTGSIMNGPSFTAKGTKYYHLFNISLCGAEGHKAAVCRDNVTNLPNEDADGGQQGSSVEAFLCQSTIIPSDGRGLRTALSSQSISLADTFQGATVEKSLNGITTRPELFPSASQRIPDVHFFYRSTQFTASCPRGRNAVVSLRCNPEKTMRGDLSVPSDCPAGTCDGCTFHFLWESSSACPRCTAVDYHAIEGACRAGVQDTVFVWTEPRLCIGGLSLPPKRTSPCEAIDFWLKVGAGLGVFCAILLVSLTCYFWKKNKKLEFKYSKLVMSANKECELPAADSCAIMEGERDENEEEEVVYANKSTLLAKLKAVATKGNKKSGEAIQLQFSNTEKSVWG; from the exons ATGGGACGGTCCCGTTATTCCACTCGGCATCAGCAAGCGATGGAGCGCACGAGGAAGACCATTGTCCGCCACCGAGGCCGTTTTGCGCTGGATCATACGGCGTGgatatgttttgttttcatcctgAAGGCGTCTGCAGCTCACCTGCGCCCGTGTAAAGAG GCGGACTACTACTTTCAGTACACAGAGTGTGACAGCACCGGATCGAGATGGAGAGTGGCCATTCCTCTGAATCCAGGACAGTGTACAGGACTACCAGAACCTGTGCAGGGCACCGACTGCA CATTCTCGTGCAAAGCGGGGGAGTTTCTGGAGATGTCTGCTCAGAAGTGCACTCAGTGTGCATCTGGCACTTACTCGCTGGGCAGCGGCCTGCGTTTGGATGAGTGGGACGACATCCCTCCTGGATTCAGCAGCCTGGCTACCAGCCCTGACAATGCTCCCAATGCACAGAATGGGTCCACCTGCAGCAG tgcaAAGTGGGTCGCTCAGGGCTCGTATCTGGAGTCCAACAGAGATGAGTGTACCGTGTCTCTGATCTACACTGTACACTTGAAGAAGCCGGGGTCAGTGTCCTTTGACTATCAGTATGTGGATAACAGCATCTTCTTTGAGTTCTTT atTCAGAACGACCAGTGTCAAGAGATGGACCaggattcaaataaaaaatggatCAAATTAACTACTCATGGAGAGTGGGGAACACATAGT gTGAATCTGAATTCTGGCACTAATATCCTGTATTGGAGAACCACTAGAGTAACACTCGGCTTTAAAGCAGCCAAACCTGTACTCCTGAAGAACATTCAGATTGAAG GTGTGGCATATACATCAGAGTGTTTTCCATGTAAGCCTGGGATGTTCAGCCGCACCCCAGGCTCCTCCTCCTGTGAGCCCTGTCCACGAGACACATACTCTGGCCGAGGGGCCAGCTCCTGCACACCTtgcaacacaaaaacacactacGCCT CAGAAGGCTCTGCCATGTGCAAAAGTAGACCTCCATGCTCCAAAAAAGATTACATCCAGACATACAGCAATTGTGATAAAGATGGAAAG ACTCAGGTCAAATATAAGTGGGTAGAGCCTCAGATTTGTTTGGCAGCTGCTGCTGGCGCAGTAACACTGCCACCATCTGGTCAGCGTGAGCCTTGTCCACCCTGTAATCCTGGTTTCTATAACAACGGCACTGCCACCTGTTCTCCCTGTCCTCCCGGGACTTACTCCGATGGGGTCAAAG CATGCCAGCCTTGTCCAGCTGGCACAGAGCCTGTCCTCGGGTATGAGTACAAGTGGTGGAACGTGCTGCCTGCCAACATGAAGACATCCTGCTTCAATGTGGCCAACAACAATTGTGATGGATCGAATG GTTGGGAAGTAGCGGGTGATCGTGTACAATCAGGAGCAGGTCGTTCGGATAATGATTATCTCATATTAACTCTCACGGTGCCTGGTTTCAA GTTGCCTGTGTCAGTTCGAGGTGTATCCGACAGTGAGTACGGCCGGATCACTTTTGAGTTTGAAACCAGCTGCTCAGCTGACTGTGAGTTCTACTTCATGACG GATGTGAACAGAAGGAGCACAAATGTCATTGAATCATGGGAGGGGAGTAAAAGCAAACAGAGTTATACACACATCATGACGGAAGACTCTTCTGTTGTGTTCACCTGGGCTTTTCAACGCACCAGTCAGGCTAGTGAT GTGCGTCAGTATGTAAATGACATGGTGAAGATTTACTCCGTGACTGTCACTAATGCCATGGATGGAGTGGCATCAGCGTGTCGGCCGTGTGCCCTGCAGTCTCAGCGGGCCGGCTCCTCCTGTGTGCCCTGTCCAGCTGGACACTACATTGATAAAGAGACCAACCAGTGCCAAGAGTGCCCTCCTAACACTGTCCTATCTGGGCATCACATCTATGGCAAAGAAGCGTGCCAGCCGTGTGGGCCAGGCAGCAAAAGCAACAAG GAGCACAGTGTGTGTTTCAGCGACTGTTTGTTTACATACACTATCCAGAATCGGACCCTTTGGTATGACTTCAGTGCTCTGAACTCCACTGGGTCCATCATGAACGGGCCCAGCTTCACTGCGAAGGGCACAAAGTATTACCACCTCTTCAATATCAGCCTGTGTGGAGCTGAG GGTCACAAGGCTGCGGTCTGCAGAGATAATGTCACAAACTTGCCCAATGAGGACGCTGACGGTGGCCAGCAGGGCAGTTCAGTGGAGGCTTTTCTCTGTCAATCAACGATTATCCCATCTGATGGGCGGGGCTTAAGGACTGCTCTTTCCTCTCAGTCCATTAGCCTGGCCGACACTTTTCAGG GAGCCACAGTGGAGAAATCTCTTAACGGAATAACCACCAGACCAGAACTATTTCCATCTGCATCCCAGAGAATCCCAGATGTCCACTTCTTCTATCG ATCTACACAGTTCACAGCCTCATGTCCGAGAGGCAGGAATGCAGTGGTTTCACTGCGCTGTAACCCAGAGAAAACAATGAGGGGAGACTTATCTGTgcccag TGACTGTCCTGCAGGGACCTGTGACGGCTGCACGTTCCACTTCCTGTGGGAGAGCTCTAGCGCATGCCCACGCTGCACTGCTGTCGACTACCACGCCATCGAAGGAGCTTGTAGGGCAGGAGTGCAG GACACTGTGTTTGTTTGGACTGAACCTCGGCTGTGTATCGGAGGACTGTCTCTCCCGCCGAAGAGAACGTCTCCATGCGAGGCCATTGATTTCTGGCTGAAGGTGGGCGCTGGGCTTGGAGTGTTCTGTGCTATTCTGCTCGTCTCCCTGACCTGCTACTTCTGGAAGAAGAACAAAAA GCTGGAGTTTAAGTATTCCAAACTTGTGATGTCGGCCAATAAAGAGTGCGAGTTACCGGCGGCGGACAGCTGCGCCATTATGGAAGGAGAAAGAGACGAGAACGAGGAGGAAGAAGTGGTTTATGCCAACAAGTCTACTCTTCTGGCTAAACTAAAGGCTGTTGCCACCAAG GGCAACAAGAAGAGCGGTGAAGCCATCCAACTGCAATTCTCCAATACAGAGAAGTCTGTGTGGGGATAG
- the elapor2a gene encoding UPF0577 protein KIAA1324-like isoform X2 translates to MGRSRYSTRHQQAMERTRKTIVRHRGRFALDHTAWICFVFILKASAAHLRPCKEADYYFQYTECDSTGSRWRVAIPLNPGQCTGLPEPVQGTDCTFSCKAGEFLEMSAQKCTQCASGTYSLGSGLRLDEWDDIPPGFSSLATSPDNAPNAQNGSTCSSAKWVAQGSYLESNRDECTVSLIYTVHLKKPGSVSFDYQYVDNSIFFEFFIQNDQCQEMDQDSNKKWIKLTTHGEWGTHSVNLNSGTNILYWRTTRVTLGFKAAKPVLLKNIQIEGVAYTSECFPCKPGMFSRTPGSSSCEPCPRDTYSGRGASSCTPCNTKTHYASEGSAMCKSRPPCSKKDYIQTYSNCDKDGKTQVKYKWVEPQICLAAAAGAVTLPPSGQREPCPPCNPGFYNNGTATCSPCPPGTYSDGVKACQPCPAGTEPVLGYEYKWWNVLPANMKTSCFNVANNNCDGSNGWEVAGDRVQSGAGRSDNDYLILTLTVPGFKLPVSVRGVSDSEYGRITFEFETSCSADCEFYFMTDVNRRSTNVIESWEGSKSKQSYTHIMTEDSSVVFTWAFQRTSQVRQYVNDMVKIYSVTVTNAMDGVASACRPCALQSQRAGSSCVPCPAGHYIDKETNQCQECPPNTVLSGHHIYGKEACQPCGPGSKSNKEHSVCFSDCLFTYTIQNRTLWYDFSALNSTGSIMNGPSFTAKGTKYYHLFNISLCGAEGHKAAVCRDNVTNLPNEDADGGQQGSSVEAFLCQSTIIPSDGRGLRTALSSQSISLADTFQGATVEKSLNGITTRPELFPSASQRIPDVHFFYRSTQFTASCPRGRNAVVSLRCNPEKTMRGDLSVPSDCPAGTCDGCTFHFLWESSSACPRCTAVDYHAIEGACRAGVQDTVFVWTEPRLCIGGLSLPPKRTSPCEAIDFWLKVGAGLGVFCAILLVSLTCYFWKKNKKLEFKYSKLVMSANKECELPAADSCAIMEGERDENEEEEVVYANKSTLLAKLKAVATKGNKKSGEAIQLQFSNTEKSVWG, encoded by the exons ATGGGACGGTCCCGTTATTCCACTCGGCATCAGCAAGCGATGGAGCGCACGAGGAAGACCATTGTCCGCCACCGAGGCCGTTTTGCGCTGGATCATACGGCGTGgatatgttttgttttcatcctgAAGGCGTCTGCAGCTCACCTGCGCCCGTGTAAAGAG GCGGACTACTACTTTCAGTACACAGAGTGTGACAGCACCGGATCGAGATGGAGAGTGGCCATTCCTCTGAATCCAGGACAGTGTACAGGACTACCAGAACCTGTGCAGGGCACCGACTGCA CATTCTCGTGCAAAGCGGGGGAGTTTCTGGAGATGTCTGCTCAGAAGTGCACTCAGTGTGCATCTGGCACTTACTCGCTGGGCAGCGGCCTGCGTTTGGATGAGTGGGACGACATCCCTCCTGGATTCAGCAGCCTGGCTACCAGCCCTGACAATGCTCCCAATGCACAGAATGGGTCCACCTGCAGCAG tgcaAAGTGGGTCGCTCAGGGCTCGTATCTGGAGTCCAACAGAGATGAGTGTACCGTGTCTCTGATCTACACTGTACACTTGAAGAAGCCGGGGTCAGTGTCCTTTGACTATCAGTATGTGGATAACAGCATCTTCTTTGAGTTCTTT atTCAGAACGACCAGTGTCAAGAGATGGACCaggattcaaataaaaaatggatCAAATTAACTACTCATGGAGAGTGGGGAACACATAGT gTGAATCTGAATTCTGGCACTAATATCCTGTATTGGAGAACCACTAGAGTAACACTCGGCTTTAAAGCAGCCAAACCTGTACTCCTGAAGAACATTCAGATTGAAG GTGTGGCATATACATCAGAGTGTTTTCCATGTAAGCCTGGGATGTTCAGCCGCACCCCAGGCTCCTCCTCCTGTGAGCCCTGTCCACGAGACACATACTCTGGCCGAGGGGCCAGCTCCTGCACACCTtgcaacacaaaaacacactacGCCT CAGAAGGCTCTGCCATGTGCAAAAGTAGACCTCCATGCTCCAAAAAAGATTACATCCAGACATACAGCAATTGTGATAAAGATGGAAAG ACTCAGGTCAAATATAAGTGGGTAGAGCCTCAGATTTGTTTGGCAGCTGCTGCTGGCGCAGTAACACTGCCACCATCTGGTCAGCGTGAGCCTTGTCCACCCTGTAATCCTGGTTTCTATAACAACGGCACTGCCACCTGTTCTCCCTGTCCTCCCGGGACTTACTCCGATGGGGTCAAAG CATGCCAGCCTTGTCCAGCTGGCACAGAGCCTGTCCTCGGGTATGAGTACAAGTGGTGGAACGTGCTGCCTGCCAACATGAAGACATCCTGCTTCAATGTGGCCAACAACAATTGTGATGGATCGAATG GTTGGGAAGTAGCGGGTGATCGTGTACAATCAGGAGCAGGTCGTTCGGATAATGATTATCTCATATTAACTCTCACGGTGCCTGGTTTCAA GTTGCCTGTGTCAGTTCGAGGTGTATCCGACAGTGAGTACGGCCGGATCACTTTTGAGTTTGAAACCAGCTGCTCAGCTGACTGTGAGTTCTACTTCATGACG GATGTGAACAGAAGGAGCACAAATGTCATTGAATCATGGGAGGGGAGTAAAAGCAAACAGAGTTATACACACATCATGACGGAAGACTCTTCTGTTGTGTTCACCTGGGCTTTTCAACGCACCAGTCAG GTGCGTCAGTATGTAAATGACATGGTGAAGATTTACTCCGTGACTGTCACTAATGCCATGGATGGAGTGGCATCAGCGTGTCGGCCGTGTGCCCTGCAGTCTCAGCGGGCCGGCTCCTCCTGTGTGCCCTGTCCAGCTGGACACTACATTGATAAAGAGACCAACCAGTGCCAAGAGTGCCCTCCTAACACTGTCCTATCTGGGCATCACATCTATGGCAAAGAAGCGTGCCAGCCGTGTGGGCCAGGCAGCAAAAGCAACAAG GAGCACAGTGTGTGTTTCAGCGACTGTTTGTTTACATACACTATCCAGAATCGGACCCTTTGGTATGACTTCAGTGCTCTGAACTCCACTGGGTCCATCATGAACGGGCCCAGCTTCACTGCGAAGGGCACAAAGTATTACCACCTCTTCAATATCAGCCTGTGTGGAGCTGAG GGTCACAAGGCTGCGGTCTGCAGAGATAATGTCACAAACTTGCCCAATGAGGACGCTGACGGTGGCCAGCAGGGCAGTTCAGTGGAGGCTTTTCTCTGTCAATCAACGATTATCCCATCTGATGGGCGGGGCTTAAGGACTGCTCTTTCCTCTCAGTCCATTAGCCTGGCCGACACTTTTCAGG GAGCCACAGTGGAGAAATCTCTTAACGGAATAACCACCAGACCAGAACTATTTCCATCTGCATCCCAGAGAATCCCAGATGTCCACTTCTTCTATCG ATCTACACAGTTCACAGCCTCATGTCCGAGAGGCAGGAATGCAGTGGTTTCACTGCGCTGTAACCCAGAGAAAACAATGAGGGGAGACTTATCTGTgcccag TGACTGTCCTGCAGGGACCTGTGACGGCTGCACGTTCCACTTCCTGTGGGAGAGCTCTAGCGCATGCCCACGCTGCACTGCTGTCGACTACCACGCCATCGAAGGAGCTTGTAGGGCAGGAGTGCAG GACACTGTGTTTGTTTGGACTGAACCTCGGCTGTGTATCGGAGGACTGTCTCTCCCGCCGAAGAGAACGTCTCCATGCGAGGCCATTGATTTCTGGCTGAAGGTGGGCGCTGGGCTTGGAGTGTTCTGTGCTATTCTGCTCGTCTCCCTGACCTGCTACTTCTGGAAGAAGAACAAAAA GCTGGAGTTTAAGTATTCCAAACTTGTGATGTCGGCCAATAAAGAGTGCGAGTTACCGGCGGCGGACAGCTGCGCCATTATGGAAGGAGAAAGAGACGAGAACGAGGAGGAAGAAGTGGTTTATGCCAACAAGTCTACTCTTCTGGCTAAACTAAAGGCTGTTGCCACCAAG GGCAACAAGAAGAGCGGTGAAGCCATCCAACTGCAATTCTCCAATACAGAGAAGTCTGTGTGGGGATAG